One Dioscorea cayenensis subsp. rotundata cultivar TDr96_F1 chromosome 15, TDr96_F1_v2_PseudoChromosome.rev07_lg8_w22 25.fasta, whole genome shotgun sequence genomic region harbors:
- the LOC120276857 gene encoding uclacyanin 1-like, which translates to MTTTTLRAFALIATAILLVQSAKGANFNVGGTAGNWDLSTNLNGWASAQTFTTGDTLTFNYDSMHSVLEVSKPDYDACQVNNPIGEFTNGNTLIMLKFPGKRYFICGTGGHCSSGMKMEIDTVAAAVATPQPASSPVTPSSRPPMSPPQLPKPPSALPLTPSKAQSPKPQAHAPRTHIVAPLTAPSSSPSVAAEPEQPVAPSSPSLALPPFGSAQAPQPSVAENVGRNAKVVLGFGFGVLMLSVL; encoded by the exons ATGACAACAACTACATTGAGAGCCTTTGCACTTATTGCAACTGCAATACTTCTGGTTCAATCAGCCAAAGGTGCAAACTTCAACGTCGGCGGCACCGCCGGAAACTGGGACCTGAGCACAAACCTGAATGGGTGGGCATCAGCTCAAACCTTCACCACAGGCGACACTCTAA CATTCAACTATGACTCCATGCACAGCGTACTGGAGGTTTCAAAGCCGGACTATGATGCATGCCAGGTTAACAACCCCATTGGAGAGTTCACCAACGGGAACACGTTGATCATGCTCAAGTTTCCGGGGAAGAGGTACTTCATCTGTGGTACTGGAGGGCATTGTAGTTCAGGGATGAAAATGGAGATTGATACAGTGGCTGCAGCAGTGGCAACACCACAGCCAGCTTCTTCTCCTGTGACTCCAAGCTCTCGACCTCCAATGTCACCTCCTCAGCTTCCTAAGCCTCCATCGGCGTTACCTTTGACTCCTTCCAAGGCTCAGTCACCGAAGCCTCAGGCTCATGCACCGAGGACTCATATTGTTGCACCTTTGACAGCTCCATCAAGCTCGCCATCTGTAGCTGCTGAGCCTGAGCAGCCAGTGGCACCATCATCGCCATCTTTGGCTCTACCTCCGTTTGGTTCGGCTCAAGCACCACAACCTTCGGTAGCTGAGAATGTTGGCCGGAATGCTAAGGTTGTGTTAGGCTTTGGGTTTGGAGTTTTGATGCTCTCTGTTCTCTGA